The following nucleotide sequence is from uncultured Draconibacterium sp..
ACATTCTTCGAAACCGTAAAACCACCGACTGGCAAAAAATGGGTTACATGGCTGCCACCGGAGTTGGTTTGATCGTTCTGGCGCTTGTCTTTTCTTCCTTCTACCCCATTATCAAAAGCTGCTGGACTTCAACATTTAATATGCTTGCGGGTGGAATTAGCTTTCTGCTGATGGCCTTGTTTTTCCTCGTTATCGACCACTGGAAAATACGCGGCTGGGCATTTTATTTCAAGGTAATTGGTATGAACTCCATATTCGTTTACCTTTTTGTGCGCATCATAGATATGCAATACGTTACGGAATTCTTCTTCGGATGGATCACCAAACCAATGGGCGATGCAGGTTCATTCCTGATGCTAATACTCGGCCTCGCACTAATTTGGGGATTACTTTATTATATGTACAAAAAGAAGATTTTCCTTCGGGTTTAAAACTAGTACTTACTCCGGTAAATCGACAACGAAAACTCCGGCCCCGGAACAACAAACTGTTCGCCATCGGCAATACGCCAGGCAAAGTTTAGTTTTACCCTCGATTTGCTATTCAGTTGCGTGAAGTAGGCAACATAAGGAATAAAGTTATTGCTTAACGAACCAACCTCTTCAAAATTATTTAGCTGGATACCGGGTACATAGCGCATTCCAAAATCGAACTGTGTTTTCAGGTTGGGGTAATAACTCCATCCCAGGTTAATATCTGCTGTTGCCCAGTCGCGACTCACATTCGAATTTACAAGCTGCTCATCAATATATTCCATATCCGTTTTAGTGTAACGGTTGTAAACCAATCCAGCCGAAAAATTACGGTTCCATTTTACATTTACATATTTGGCATTGTCGTACTGAATGTATCCACCAAACAGAAAGTCAGGCTCCTGGTTGTAATAACTGAAATGCGGCCCAATTTCGAAGCGGTTTCCCTGGTAACGCGGATCAAATTCGCTGAAATGCCATTCGGTAGCCATCGATTCGGGAGAAGCCAACACAAAAGTACTGCGGATAAAATTAACCACTTCCTCCATTTCTTTTTCAGAAACGTGTCCTTCCTTAAAATCGCGGTTGTGTTTAATATTGGCAATCACCTGCGCAAACTGTGCAATTTCGTAATCAGAGAATAAACGCCCCGGGTAATATTTTTCGAGCAAATAGTGTGCGGTCATTAAATGATTCATTGGGCTTAATCGTCCCGATCCCCAACCAACTTTAGCGTTTAAACCATAGCGCAGCCGGTCTTTGGTATCGCTTTCGTCAACCGGAGTGGTTACACCCAGCGAGTCGGTACTGGTTCCGTCCAGGTTTTGTTTATATACCTCGTAACGCCCCCAGGCGTTTACATCAATTACGGTATAACTTTTTGCATCGTAATAATAACGATAACTATAATCAATACTTGCCGAAGTTCGTATACCATACGAATCCTGGTCGGCATTAATGTATTCCACTTTCGAGCTGTCGATCCAATCGCCATAGCCGCCATACGGACCAACTTCAAACCGAAAGCTCAACCGTTCTTGTTTGTAATCCAGTAAATTCCAGTAGGTATTTTCAATCCTGAATTTGCCATTCAGCAAAGTACGATCTTCATCAAAACGGCTTTCGTCGCTTAATATTTCTTCTGTTTCTTTGCTCACGCCCAAAATCAATCCCCAGTTCAGTTCGTGCTTTTTAAACGAAACCACCTCGTTATTGATCTCCTGCTGCTGCGCCCCTGCAACAAACACGGTAAATACAAAAATAAGGAGCAAACAAATTTGAGGAAATACGCTATTTAGTTTTCTCATTTTCCGACTTTGAAATTAGCCACAAAGAAAATAAACCTTCTGAAAACTACCTGCATAAACCGGTTAATAAAAGTTAAGCACCGACCTTAGGCGAGCGAAAAAACGGATGGTTTTGGGTTAAAATGAAAGGATTGGTTAATTTTGCTGTCTAATTTGAATACAAACAGACATGTCAGTACATAGCGAAGTCCGAAAAGTTACCACGCACCGTTTATCGGAAATGAAATTGCGCGGAGAAAAGATATCGATGTTAACAGCCTACGATTACAGTATGGCACAGTTGGTTGATGAAGCAGGAGTAGATGTAATTCTCGTTGGTGATTCAGCCTCAAATGTTATGGCGGGTCATGAGACTACACTGCCAATTACTCTAAATGAAATGATCTTTCTGGGGTCGTCGGTGGTACGTGCTGTAAACCGTGCGCTTGTGGTGGTCGACCTTCCTTTCGGAACCTACCAGGGCAATTCGCGCGAAGCACTAAGTTCAGCCATTCGTATAATGAAAGAAACTGCTGCCGATTCGGTAAAACTCGAAGGGGGCGAAGAAGTTATTGAATCGGTAAAACGTATTCTTTCGGCCGGTATTCCGGTGATGGGACACCTCGGTTTAATGCCACAATCGATTCATAAATTTGGAACTTATACAGTGCGTGCCAAACAAGATGCTGAAGCTGAAAAACTGATCAGCGATGCCAAGCTGCTGGAAGAAGCAGGATGTTATGCGCTGGTGCTGGAAAAAATTCCTGCAGAATTAGGTGAACGAGTTGCCAAAGAGTTGAAGATTCCGGTAATTGGAATTGGTGCCGGTGGCGGTGTTGACGGACAAGTGCTGGTAATCCACGATATGCTGGGAATTACACAACAGTTCTCGCCACGCTTTTTACGCAGGTACCACAACCTTGCAGCCGAAATTAAAGGTGCAGTAGGAAATTATATAAATGATGTAAAATCGCAGGATTTCCCAAGCGACAAAGAACAGTATTAAAAAGACGGAAGCCCGAAGACAGAAGTTGGAAGACCGGAACACAAAGTTTGAAGTTCGGAATAAATTTTCTTACTTGTAACTTGTGTATAAAAGCTAGAAGCTAACTTATGGAAGTAATATACGAAGACAACCATATTATTGCAATAAACAAGGCATGTGGCGACGTTGTGCAGGGCGATAAAACCGGCGACGAAACCGTTTTGGACAAGGTAAAACATTACCTGAAGTTGAAATACAACAAACCGGGAAATGTTTACCTTGGCCTGCCACACCGCCTCGACCGCCCAACAAGTGGCATTCTTATTTTGGCGAAAACCAGTAAAGTATTGCCACGGCTAAACAAACTTTTCCAAACTAAAGACGGCATGCGAAAAGTGTATTGGGCAGTGGTTGATAATCGTCCGCCAAAATATACCGACACACTGGAACACTACCTCCGCAAAGATCAGGAGAAAAACAGGAGCTATGCTTATACAGATGAAAAGCCCGGATCGAAATTTGCCAGTCTCACCTACCGTCATGTGGCCAGTATCGATCGCTACCATTTGCTGGAGGTAGAAATCCACACCGGGCGTCATCACCAGATTAGAGTTCAGCTTCGCCAGTTGAACTTACACATAAAAGGTGATTTAAAATACGGTGCACCACGGTCGAACAAAAACAAAGGTATTCACCTGCATGCACGACAGGTTGAATTGATCCACCCTGTACGCAAAACACCACTTACCATAATTGCCGATCCGCCAAAAGATCCGGTTTGGGACGAGTTTCTGAAAATATTTAAAGCCGGTAAATTTAGTCCGGTGGAAGTGTAGGAAAGATTGCTTGGTGAATG
It contains:
- the panB gene encoding 3-methyl-2-oxobutanoate hydroxymethyltransferase, with protein sequence MSVHSEVRKVTTHRLSEMKLRGEKISMLTAYDYSMAQLVDEAGVDVILVGDSASNVMAGHETTLPITLNEMIFLGSSVVRAVNRALVVVDLPFGTYQGNSREALSSAIRIMKETAADSVKLEGGEEVIESVKRILSAGIPVMGHLGLMPQSIHKFGTYTVRAKQDAEAEKLISDAKLLEEAGCYALVLEKIPAELGERVAKELKIPVIGIGAGGGVDGQVLVIHDMLGITQQFSPRFLRRYHNLAAEIKGAVGNYINDVKSQDFPSDKEQY
- a CDS encoding RluA family pseudouridine synthase, whose protein sequence is MEVIYEDNHIIAINKACGDVVQGDKTGDETVLDKVKHYLKLKYNKPGNVYLGLPHRLDRPTSGILILAKTSKVLPRLNKLFQTKDGMRKVYWAVVDNRPPKYTDTLEHYLRKDQEKNRSYAYTDEKPGSKFASLTYRHVASIDRYHLLEVEIHTGRHHQIRVQLRQLNLHIKGDLKYGAPRSNKNKGIHLHARQVELIHPVRKTPLTIIADPPKDPVWDEFLKIFKAGKFSPVEV